One Methylocaldum marinum DNA window includes the following coding sequences:
- a CDS encoding RICIN domain-containing protein, translating to MERTLSLAALIGLANFAFIAIPATEAAQFTNGGNLPYGGSACMDVLNGATEPFTPVQVWTCHGWLNQQWSMQGFTIYGIGSTGRRQNCLDVAGARTAAGTNVNLYPCNGTVAQQWYLYNGRLYNPNSNKCLDAGNRANGTRLVINFCSTAASQQWQIK from the coding sequence ATGGAAAGGACACTTTCTCTCGCCGCCCTGATAGGGCTGGCCAATTTCGCATTCATCGCCATTCCCGCCACGGAAGCCGCCCAGTTCACCAATGGGGGCAATCTTCCTTATGGAGGGAGCGCATGCATGGATGTTCTCAATGGTGCTACGGAGCCGTTTACACCTGTTCAAGTCTGGACCTGCCATGGATGGTTAAATCAGCAGTGGAGTATGCAGGGGTTCACCATCTATGGAATCGGCTCGACGGGCAGGAGGCAAAATTGCCTGGATGTGGCCGGTGCCAGGACAGCAGCCGGCACGAATGTCAACTTATATCCCTGTAATGGAACGGTCGCCCAGCAATGGTATCTTTATAACGGCAGACTTTACAATCCGAATAGTAATAAATGTCTTGATGCGGGTAATCGTGCCAACGGCACCCGACTCGTCATTAATTTCTGCTCGACCGCAGCAAGCCAGCAATGGCAAATTAAATAA
- the tnpC gene encoding IS66 family transposase — MAAMNAAALAEENRTLKATLAQREARIERLEFDLAQLKKLLFGARSERLATLPDIDQLPLWDEVPEDAPVASPVAFKTVVVQSPAKNQPKRTALPAHLPREIVVLPLSAQDRQCPACGEERPVIGYESSERLDYVPAQLKVVETRREKCACAKCQGQLTTVPAPPQIIEQGIPLPGLLAHLLMAKYGYHLPLYRIEQIFAHQGVPIARTTLCDWVIQSGWQLQPLVERMLALLKQQPVIFSDDTTVAVQDRGKTRETRFWVYAGHSPPIVVYDHTETRAGKHPKAKLEGYSGYLQADAYAGYDQIFAAGKVLEVACWAHARRKFFEIARQTENGKRISAHEALEYIGRLYAIEREAKEQQLDAEGTRKLRQEQARPILAEFKAWLEDRLRQLAPKTPTAQAIGYALKNWPALERYTEDGRLEIDNNRSERAIRPLTIGRKNWLFLGSPKGGQVAATVFSLIQTCKELGINPEAYLKDVLNRLPSTKQKDIDSLLPHNCKLPGA, encoded by the coding sequence ATGGCAGCCATGAATGCCGCCGCTCTCGCCGAAGAAAATCGTACTCTAAAGGCCACCCTGGCCCAGCGCGAGGCGCGCATCGAACGGCTGGAATTCGACCTGGCGCAGCTGAAGAAGCTGCTGTTCGGCGCCCGTTCCGAGCGACTGGCGACCCTCCCCGACATCGACCAACTGCCGCTGTGGGATGAGGTGCCCGAGGACGCCCCCGTCGCCAGTCCGGTGGCGTTCAAGACGGTGGTGGTGCAATCGCCCGCCAAGAATCAACCGAAGCGCACCGCACTGCCGGCGCATCTGCCGCGAGAGATCGTGGTATTGCCGTTGTCGGCACAAGACCGGCAGTGTCCTGCCTGCGGTGAGGAACGGCCGGTGATCGGCTACGAAAGCTCCGAACGCTTGGATTACGTCCCGGCGCAACTGAAGGTCGTGGAAACGCGGCGGGAAAAGTGCGCCTGCGCGAAGTGCCAAGGGCAGTTGACCACGGTACCGGCCCCGCCGCAAATCATCGAGCAGGGCATCCCTCTGCCGGGTCTTCTGGCACATCTGCTGATGGCCAAATACGGCTATCACCTGCCGCTGTACCGCATCGAGCAAATCTTTGCCCACCAGGGTGTCCCCATTGCCCGCACCACGTTGTGCGACTGGGTCATCCAGAGCGGCTGGCAGCTGCAGCCCTTGGTCGAGCGGATGCTGGCGTTGCTCAAGCAACAGCCGGTGATCTTCTCGGACGACACCACTGTGGCGGTGCAGGACCGCGGCAAGACGCGGGAAACCCGGTTTTGGGTATACGCCGGCCACTCGCCGCCCATCGTCGTCTATGACCACACCGAAACCCGGGCGGGCAAGCATCCCAAGGCCAAACTGGAAGGCTACAGCGGCTACCTGCAGGCGGACGCCTATGCCGGTTACGACCAGATCTTCGCCGCGGGCAAGGTCCTGGAAGTGGCGTGCTGGGCGCATGCGCGCCGCAAGTTCTTCGAGATTGCCCGACAGACCGAGAACGGCAAGCGCATCAGCGCCCATGAGGCCTTGGAGTACATCGGCCGGCTCTACGCCATCGAACGGGAGGCCAAGGAACAGCAACTCGACGCCGAAGGCACCCGAAAGCTACGGCAGGAACAGGCGCGGCCGATCCTGGCCGAGTTCAAGGCCTGGCTCGAAGACCGGCTGCGCCAGCTGGCGCCCAAGACCCCCACTGCCCAGGCCATCGGCTATGCCCTCAAGAACTGGCCGGCGCTGGAGCGCTATACCGAAGACGGTCGCCTGGAGATCGACAACAACCGGAGCGAACGGGCCATCCGCCCGCTGACCATCGGCCGCAAGAACTGGCTGTTCCTCGGCTCGCCCAAGGGCGGCCAGGTCGCCGCCACCGTCTTCAGCCTGATCCAGACCTGCAAGGAGCTGGGCATCAATCCGGAGGCCTATCTGAAGGATGTCCTCAACCGCCTGCCTTCCACCAAGCAGAAGGACATCGACAGCCTGCTTCCTCACAACTGCAAGCTGCCCGGGGCGTAA
- a CDS encoding IS5 family transposase, whose protein sequence is MPKSPKSAIKPDLFAADLRKQKIDRMGDPLVAFETHIDFAALAADVDQAAPRPVSPQGGRPPFPTETMVRILFLKRVNNLSDEQMEYQLLDRMSYQRFCGLMDSASIPDRTTMWTFENRIGEVGAQALFDGIERQLLKHGYIARGGHIIDATLVPAPKQHFSKDDKEMLKEGAMPADWSPAKRRQKDLDATWTKKHGKSHHGYKLSINVDKRYKVIRKIETGTAATHDSQHFEAVLNTSNTSRDVYADKGYPSAEREAQLQEAGYRNHIQRKGQRNHPLSERQKQRNQRIARVRARVEHPFAAIAQMGGKFIRTIGQARANFAMTMMAASYNLKRLVYLKQAGVVAF, encoded by the coding sequence ATGCCAAAGTCTCCGAAGAGCGCGATCAAACCCGATCTGTTTGCGGCCGATTTGCGCAAGCAGAAGATCGACCGGATGGGCGATCCGCTGGTGGCCTTCGAGACCCACATCGACTTTGCGGCGCTTGCCGCGGACGTGGATCAGGCGGCGCCCCGACCGGTCAGCCCGCAAGGCGGTCGTCCGCCGTTTCCCACCGAAACGATGGTGCGCATCCTGTTTCTCAAGCGGGTCAACAATCTCTCGGACGAGCAGATGGAATACCAGTTGCTTGATCGGATGAGTTACCAGCGCTTCTGCGGGCTGATGGACTCGGCCAGCATCCCGGACCGCACCACGATGTGGACCTTCGAGAACCGCATCGGCGAGGTCGGCGCCCAGGCGCTGTTCGACGGCATCGAGCGGCAGTTGCTCAAGCATGGCTACATCGCCCGCGGGGGGCATATCATCGACGCCACCCTGGTGCCTGCGCCAAAGCAGCACTTCAGCAAGGACGATAAGGAGATGCTGAAGGAAGGCGCGATGCCGGCGGACTGGAGCCCGGCCAAGCGGCGGCAAAAAGACCTGGACGCCACCTGGACCAAGAAGCACGGCAAGAGCCACCACGGCTACAAGCTCTCCATCAACGTGGACAAGCGCTACAAGGTTATCCGCAAGATCGAGACCGGCACCGCCGCTACTCATGACAGCCAGCACTTTGAGGCGGTGTTGAACACTAGCAACACCAGCCGGGACGTCTATGCCGACAAGGGCTATCCGAGTGCGGAACGGGAAGCCCAGCTCCAGGAAGCGGGTTATCGCAACCACATCCAGCGCAAGGGCCAGCGCAACCATCCGCTGTCCGAACGGCAGAAACAACGTAATCAACGCATCGCCCGGGTCCGAGCACGGGTCGAGCATCCCTTCGCCGCCATCGCACAAATGGGCGGCAAGTTTATTCGCACCATCGGCCAGGCGAGGGCGAACTTTGCCATGACGATGATGGCGGCCAGCTATAACCTGAAGCGGCTGGTTTACCTGAAACAGGCGGGTGTCGTGGCCTTTTGA
- a CDS encoding transposase family protein, with the protein MKNNLVGGLEDRQVKYLGSTHEGKKHDKKICDEEGTRFPDGVELYRDSGFQGHELANVTVHQPKKRPRNGRLSADDQEANRLHSSIRVIIEHIISGIKRCRVVKDVFRNTKEGYDDVVIELACGLHNYRSYCRNQSY; encoded by the coding sequence GTGAAGAACAACCTTGTCGGCGGCCTGGAGGACAGGCAGGTCAAGTACTTGGGTTCGACCCATGAGGGCAAGAAGCACGACAAGAAGATCTGCGACGAAGAAGGGACCCGGTTCCCCGACGGCGTCGAGCTGTATCGCGACAGCGGCTTCCAGGGACACGAACTGGCGAATGTCACAGTCCACCAGCCGAAGAAGAGGCCGCGCAACGGCCGGCTTTCGGCCGACGACCAGGAGGCCAACCGGCTCCACTCAAGCATCCGCGTGATCATCGAACACATCATCTCGGGAATCAAGCGGTGCCGCGTCGTCAAAGACGTGTTCAGGAACACCAAGGAAGGCTACGACGATGTCGTCATTGAATTGGCCTGCGGCCTGCACAATTACAGGAGCTACTGCCGAAACCAGAGTTATTGA
- the tnpB gene encoding IS66 family insertion sequence element accessory protein TnpB (TnpB, as the term is used for proteins encoded by IS66 family insertion elements, is considered an accessory protein, since TnpC, encoded by a neighboring gene, is a DDE family transposase.): MLATILSAAAVYVVAEPVDLRKSIDGLALAVESSLGYSPLSGAVFVFFNRGRDKVKLLWWDRHGFWLAYKRLENGRFRKPVQGTISRSDLLLLLEGVDLTVARFRAVRAGRVG; this comes from the coding sequence ATGCTGGCGACGATTCTGAGTGCGGCGGCGGTGTATGTGGTGGCCGAGCCGGTCGATTTGCGCAAGTCCATCGATGGTTTGGCGCTGGCGGTGGAGAGCAGTCTGGGGTATTCGCCGTTATCGGGTGCGGTGTTCGTGTTTTTCAACCGGGGCCGGGACAAGGTGAAGCTGTTGTGGTGGGATCGTCACGGTTTCTGGCTGGCCTACAAGCGGCTGGAGAACGGCCGCTTCCGCAAGCCGGTTCAGGGGACGATTTCGCGCTCGGACCTGCTGCTGTTGCTGGAAGGCGTGGACCTGACGGTGGCCCGTTTCCGCGCGGTTCGCGCGGGTCGGGTCGGCTGA
- a CDS encoding N-acetylmuramidase domain-containing protein, whose translation MSSIHRLKILSGNQAMALDRDAALKSASWGLFQIMGFNYQTARFSSVDSIINAMYKSEGEQLKAFASFISKNNLVEYLKKDQHDWTGFALRYNGTDSDGEVSGGYDKKGGGFK comes from the coding sequence ATGTCGTCCATCCATCGGTTAAAAATTTTGTCAGGCAATCAGGCCATGGCGTTAGATCGCGACGCCGCATTAAAATCTGCTTCTTGGGGCTTGTTTCAAATCATGGGGTTTAATTATCAAACAGCGAGATTCAGCTCTGTCGACAGTATAATTAACGCTATGTATAAATCCGAAGGAGAGCAGCTAAAAGCATTTGCCTCTTTCATTAGCAAGAATAATCTAGTGGAGTACCTGAAAAAAGATCAACATGACTGGACCGGTTTTGCGCTTCGCTACAACGGAACTGATTCCGATGGGGAAGTAAGTGGAGGGTACGATAAAAAGGGTGGTGGGTTTAAGTAG
- the tnpA gene encoding IS66 family insertion sequence element accessory protein TnpA: MAMTKQEREMHWRVLLEQQAGSGLSVRAWCAREAVSYAAFIYWRRRVAQPAVVAPLTLMRVDGGETAVGGLWLSVGGVRIEVKPGFDAGLLKQVVAALVS; the protein is encoded by the coding sequence ATGGCGATGACGAAACAAGAACGAGAGATGCATTGGCGAGTCCTGCTGGAGCAACAGGCAGGGAGTGGGTTGTCGGTGCGCGCTTGGTGTGCGCGCGAGGCGGTCAGCTATGCGGCGTTCATCTACTGGCGTCGACGCGTAGCGCAGCCAGCGGTGGTGGCGCCACTGACGTTGATGCGGGTAGATGGCGGTGAGACAGCAGTCGGTGGTCTGTGGTTGTCGGTGGGCGGGGTTCGCATCGAGGTGAAACCGGGGTTCGATGCCGGGTTGTTGAAGCAGGTGGTGGCCGCATTGGTCTCGTGA
- a CDS encoding DEAD/DEAH box helicase, whose translation MGYLQNLTRYFRQSLIDADRLCPEDKALLPVLGSDKQLNPHANYVALDRQVWLSGRIPPDRAETIWARYRGQGKKPPVEVESLMFPRVDLQRYRGGARDSRKRQVLLPLVVFVRLDRNGQLRPAGKAPWIPREWLSPNESAAELIADVATVDAFLTEHPFEGIASWSELVGYCTHMLCSVTGAEYIAPNDCQPGTSLFELAIHADYEQTEQSLLQVEALPIVGAKENLLKVLDALGEKDELPLLFRRYAGRNSPPLKLNQDLESDTGLARRHVGQMTGEFPLSSKQRNALHHFLSQEDGEILAVNGPPGTGKTTLLRSVVASLWTQAALDEKEPPLIVAASSNNQAVTNILESFAKVDEAGLDERLQGRWLPELDSYGLYCCAGNKANGENPYLYHGPRGEGCMRAWQTRDYFERARSRFLRCAEQWLAGSAAGPGEVRKALHQAMMNRRAEMVSGLALLEDYQAVEHDVMEICGDIDALDAGIETKREQLDGAKADYERLRSRLDELYDLWERRSFRVRLLSLVPGIGASLRREEYRKTARLLNRWNVTLNDHSDAAVEGWFREQIDHCREALGSLTQMLAKLKALAVRYRISREKLGDWVARHRPRTLKSKTLAGQINEINDRVLRFELFKLATHYWEARWLLELDDFLAGNDSDRKSPEKVKRKLRRFAKLTPCFVSTFFMTPSTFMAGQFRDEVWMDIPLFNEIDLLIVDEAGQALPEVSAASFSLAKRALVVGDTDQIEPVWSVPASVDRANLERYGLLEDERSYDDFWLASGLPASSGNLMRIAQRQCRYHQFPKLQRGLYLTEHRRCYDDIVGYCNALVYQGVLEPLRGDPEIEVPWGVLSMVPVEEPSRSYGGSRGNPGEAKRIAQWLSAERENILNYARRTDPRLADKSDDAVLKMSVGIVTPFSKQASLIRTELHRRDIYGLTVGTVHSLQGDERLLVLFSSVYGINDKGTGKFYDRGPNMLNVAVSRARDSFIVFGHPDVFGMENRGAPSGLLRQRLTLDEPRAEVA comes from the coding sequence ATGGGATATTTGCAGAATTTGACCCGTTATTTCCGGCAATCATTGATCGACGCTGATCGCTTGTGTCCCGAGGATAAAGCGCTTCTCCCCGTGTTGGGATCGGACAAGCAGCTCAATCCGCACGCGAACTACGTGGCTTTGGATCGTCAAGTTTGGCTGAGCGGGCGGATTCCTCCCGACCGGGCCGAGACCATCTGGGCCCGCTACCGGGGGCAGGGCAAGAAGCCGCCGGTAGAAGTCGAATCGCTGATGTTCCCGCGTGTCGACTTGCAGCGCTACCGCGGCGGCGCTCGTGACAGTCGCAAGCGTCAGGTGTTGTTGCCATTGGTGGTCTTCGTACGGCTTGACCGTAATGGCCAGTTGCGGCCTGCCGGCAAAGCGCCGTGGATTCCGCGAGAGTGGCTGTCGCCGAACGAGAGCGCGGCGGAGCTCATCGCCGACGTCGCAACTGTCGATGCCTTTCTGACCGAACATCCGTTCGAAGGGATAGCGAGCTGGTCGGAGCTGGTAGGCTATTGCACGCACATGCTTTGTTCGGTGACGGGGGCGGAGTATATCGCACCGAATGATTGTCAGCCCGGCACGTCGTTGTTCGAATTGGCGATTCATGCCGACTACGAGCAGACCGAGCAGAGCCTGTTGCAGGTCGAGGCGCTGCCGATCGTCGGTGCCAAGGAGAATTTGCTCAAGGTGCTGGATGCCCTGGGAGAAAAGGATGAACTTCCGTTGCTGTTTCGCCGTTATGCCGGCCGGAACTCGCCGCCGCTGAAGTTGAACCAGGATCTCGAGTCGGACACCGGCCTGGCCCGCCGGCATGTTGGGCAAATGACCGGAGAGTTTCCGCTTTCCTCCAAGCAGCGTAACGCCTTGCACCACTTCCTGAGTCAGGAAGACGGCGAGATTCTTGCCGTCAACGGTCCGCCGGGCACCGGCAAGACTACCCTGCTGCGTTCGGTCGTCGCCAGCTTGTGGACGCAGGCCGCGCTGGACGAAAAAGAGCCGCCGCTGATCGTGGCGGCCTCCAGCAACAACCAGGCCGTGACCAATATCCTGGAGAGTTTTGCCAAGGTGGATGAGGCGGGTCTCGACGAACGCCTCCAGGGGCGGTGGCTGCCGGAGCTGGACAGCTATGGGCTCTACTGCTGTGCCGGCAACAAGGCGAACGGCGAGAATCCTTATCTGTATCACGGACCGCGCGGCGAAGGCTGCATGCGGGCCTGGCAGACGCGGGACTATTTCGAGCGTGCCCGCTCTCGATTCCTGCGGTGCGCGGAGCAATGGCTGGCGGGTTCGGCGGCCGGCCCCGGAGAGGTCCGGAAGGCTCTGCACCAGGCCATGATGAACCGCCGGGCAGAGATGGTGTCCGGGCTCGCATTGCTGGAGGACTATCAGGCCGTCGAGCATGATGTTATGGAAATCTGCGGCGACATCGATGCGCTCGACGCCGGGATCGAAACCAAGCGCGAGCAGTTGGATGGTGCCAAAGCAGACTATGAACGGCTCAGGTCCCGCCTCGACGAACTGTACGATCTGTGGGAGCGGCGCTCTTTCCGGGTGCGTTTGCTATCGCTCGTGCCCGGCATAGGCGCATCCCTGAGACGGGAGGAATATCGCAAGACAGCCCGCTTGTTGAACCGGTGGAACGTGACTTTGAACGATCACTCCGACGCTGCCGTGGAAGGCTGGTTCCGGGAGCAGATCGATCACTGTCGAGAGGCGCTCGGAAGCCTCACGCAAATGCTTGCCAAGCTCAAGGCGCTGGCCGTGCGGTATCGAATCTCCCGGGAGAAGCTCGGTGACTGGGTTGCTCGTCACCGGCCCCGAACCTTGAAGTCGAAAACGCTTGCCGGGCAGATCAACGAGATTAACGACCGTGTCCTGCGGTTTGAGCTGTTCAAGCTGGCGACCCACTACTGGGAAGCGCGCTGGTTGTTGGAACTCGATGACTTCCTGGCCGGCAATGACTCGGACAGGAAGTCGCCGGAGAAGGTGAAACGCAAATTGCGCCGTTTCGCCAAGCTGACGCCTTGCTTCGTGTCGACCTTCTTCATGACGCCTTCGACTTTTATGGCAGGACAATTTCGGGACGAGGTGTGGATGGATATCCCGCTATTCAACGAGATTGATCTGCTGATCGTCGACGAGGCAGGGCAGGCGCTGCCGGAGGTTTCCGCAGCGAGTTTCTCGTTGGCGAAGCGTGCGCTGGTCGTGGGAGATACCGACCAGATCGAGCCGGTATGGAGCGTGCCCGCGAGTGTGGACCGAGCCAACCTCGAACGCTATGGCCTGCTGGAAGACGAACGTTCCTATGACGATTTCTGGCTCGCCAGCGGATTGCCGGCGAGCAGCGGCAACCTGATGCGTATCGCTCAGCGCCAGTGCCGTTATCATCAGTTTCCCAAACTGCAGCGCGGACTCTACCTCACCGAGCATCGGCGCTGCTATGACGACATCGTGGGTTATTGCAACGCGCTCGTTTACCAGGGTGTACTCGAGCCGCTGCGCGGCGATCCCGAGATAGAGGTGCCATGGGGCGTTCTTTCCATGGTTCCGGTCGAAGAGCCCTCACGTTCCTATGGCGGGAGCCGCGGCAACCCGGGAGAGGCTAAACGGATCGCGCAATGGCTGAGCGCGGAGCGGGAGAACATTCTGAACTATGCGCGCCGGACCGACCCGAGGCTGGCGGACAAGAGCGACGACGCGGTGCTGAAAATGTCCGTGGGTATCGTTACACCGTTCAGCAAGCAGGCGTCGTTGATCCGCACTGAACTGCACCGACGGGACATTTATGGTCTGACTGTGGGAACGGTGCATAGCCTGCAGGGCGATGAGCGATTGCTGGTGCTGTTTTCCAGCGTCTACGGCATCAACGATAAAGGCACCGGCAAGTTCTACGATCGAGGCCCAAATATGCTGAATGTAGCCGTCTCTCGTGCGAGAGATTCCTTCATCGTTTTTGGCCATCCTGACGTTTTCGGAATGGAGAATCGGGGCGCTCCATCGGGCCTACTCAGGCAACGGTTGACCTTGGATGAGCCTCGGGCGGAAGTCGCTTGA
- a CDS encoding IS1 family transposase (programmed frameshift) has protein sequence MAYQTIPCKYCKSSDVVRYGTQSGYPRFRCKHCGRTFKTEYIYRAYESGIKEQIVDMAMNGSGIRDTARVLGIGKNTVMSTLKKSPPKLVTVNPYIGSREIAVEIRHLFDSPMDVQADEQWRYVARKKNQRWLWYAIDAATGCILSFVFGRRKEDVCEQLIANLRVFNIRTYYTDDWPSYAAFIPANQHVIGKKYTQKIENKNLLLRTRIKRLTRKTICFSKSELLHDGVIGLFINRHCFQLN, from the exons ATGGCCTATCAAACGATTCCGTGCAAATACTGTAAAAGTTCCGATGTGGTGCGCTATGGTACACAGAGTGGTTACCCCCGCTTTCGTTGCAAGCACTGTGGGCGCACCTTCAAGACCGAATACATTTACCGGGCCTACGAGTCCGGTATCAAAGAACAGATTGTTGACATGGCGATGAATGGCAGTGGTATTCGAGATACCGCTCGTGTTCTCGGGATTGGGAAAAACACAGTCATGTCTACACTGAAAAAAAGTCCACCGAAGT TGGTCACGGTGAATCCTTACATCGGCTCTCGGGAAATCGCCGTGGAAATCAGGCATCTCTTTGATTCGCCGATGGATGTTCAGGCGGACGAACAGTGGAGATATGTGGCTCGCAAGAAGAACCAACGTTGGCTTTGGTACGCCATCGACGCCGCCACCGGATGCATTTTGTCATTTGTGTTTGGGCGGCGCAAAGAGGACGTTTGCGAACAATTGATCGCCAATCTGCGCGTTTTCAATATTCGAACTTATTACACCGATGATTGGCCAAGCTATGCGGCGTTCATTCCGGCAAACCAGCACGTCATTGGTAAGAAATATACGCAAAAGATCGAAAACAAAAACCTTTTGTTACGCACTCGCATCAAGCGCTTAACTCGCAAAACGATCTGCTTTTCAAAATCTGAGTTGCTTCACGATGGGGTGATCGGCCTCTTCATTAATCGCCACTGCTTTCAACTAAATTGA
- a CDS encoding SRPBCC family protein produces the protein MRHDDWFLTKYEEINPPESLVFRQYNSNQAGEILPNPQMPHWPRELRTTIKLEEVGGKTKLQLIWQPINPAKEEAEAFEASRSEHGKGWGGGLEQLDAYLGTL, from the coding sequence ATGCGCCACGACGATTGGTTTTTGACCAAATACGAAGAAATCAACCCACCGGAGAGCCTTGTTTTCAGGCAGTACAATTCAAACCAAGCGGGCGAGATTCTGCCCAATCCGCAGATGCCTCATTGGCCGAGAGAATTGAGAACCACCATCAAGCTGGAGGAGGTGGGCGGCAAGACCAAATTGCAGTTAATCTGGCAACCGATTAATCCGGCCAAAGAAGAAGCCGAAGCCTTCGAGGCCTCTCGTTCCGAACACGGCAAGGGCTGGGGCGGAGGACTCGAGCAGCTCGATGCTTATCTTGGAACCTTATAA
- a CDS encoding helix-turn-helix domain-containing protein, with amino-acid sequence MKHVKQGGPKGYLDSYEKKLFFVLYYFKTYPTFDVLGFHFGFSGGHAHAHIDRLLPVLVRALTSLNVMPERTLTTPEEFSQLIDQYKNIAIDGVEVACVRPQDETEQEKHYSGKKKTYAQIPRNLRL; translated from the coding sequence ATAAAACACGTTAAACAGGGCGGCCCTAAAGGTTATCTTGATTCTTACGAGAAAAAGCTGTTTTTCGTTTTGTACTATTTTAAAACCTATCCCACTTTTGACGTTCTGGGCTTTCATTTCGGTTTTAGTGGCGGACATGCCCATGCCCACATCGACCGGTTGCTGCCGGTTTTAGTGCGAGCGTTGACAAGCCTCAACGTCATGCCGGAGCGCACGCTAACAACCCCAGAAGAATTCTCTCAACTCATTGATCAATATAAGAACATAGCGATCGATGGCGTGGAGGTCGCTTGCGTTCGACCCCAAGATGAAACTGAACAGGAAAAGCATTACAGCGGAAAAAAAAAGACATACGCTCAAATCCCTCGTAATCTCCGACTTTAA
- a CDS encoding transposase family protein produces MAWRSLAFDPKMKLNRKSITAEKKRHTLKSLVISDFNRRILFLCCIVAGSVHDYTLMKDVFTPGSAWFEKVNLWLDLGFLGVDKDYQSTQIYLPHKKPRKSKKNPNPTLTPEQKKQNRKQAATRVIVEHAIGGMKFFHCMMHRIRNHLGHFVDYFFSLSAGLWNYKLC; encoded by the coding sequence ATGGCGTGGAGGTCGCTTGCGTTCGACCCCAAGATGAAACTGAACAGGAAAAGCATTACAGCGGAAAAAAAAAGACATACGCTCAAATCCCTCGTAATCTCCGACTTTAATCGAAGGATATTGTTTTTGTGCTGCATTGTGGCAGGCAGCGTACATGACTACACACTCATGAAAGATGTCTTCACGCCGGGTTCAGCGTGGTTCGAGAAGGTCAATTTATGGCTTGACTTAGGATTTCTGGGCGTGGACAAAGATTATCAAAGTACCCAAATATATCTACCCCACAAGAAACCTAGAAAATCCAAGAAAAACCCTAATCCGACATTGACGCCTGAGCAGAAGAAACAGAACAGAAAACAAGCCGCCACGCGGGTCATCGTTGAGCATGCCATCGGTGGCATGAAGTTCTTCCACTGCATGATGCATCGGATTAGAAATCATCTGGGTCACTTCGTGGATTATTTTTTCTCACTTTCCGCCGGGCTTTGGAACTACAAACTCTGTTGA
- a CDS encoding helix-turn-helix domain-containing protein, translated as MLSYEDVKQKPKTLMAMTSLKASEFEELLVSFAATWAEETGRNLTKGGRPPIIASMADRLLFILFYLKTYPLQEVIAHLFGMSQPQANFTIHLLSRVLNKTLDARGHKPARLTEEMLSRLEQEARQDLGIDGTERRINRPVNDLGQRIHYSGKKNATL; from the coding sequence ATGCTTTCCTACGAAGACGTGAAGCAAAAGCCGAAGACATTGATGGCCATGACCAGTCTGAAGGCCTCCGAGTTTGAGGAACTCTTGGTTTCTTTTGCGGCGACATGGGCCGAAGAAACCGGCAGGAATCTGACTAAAGGAGGGCGTCCGCCGATTATCGCGAGCATGGCCGACCGGCTGCTGTTCATCCTGTTCTATCTGAAGACCTACCCTCTGCAAGAGGTCATCGCGCATCTGTTCGGCATGAGCCAACCCCAGGCCAACTTCACGATCCACCTGTTGAGCAGGGTGCTCAACAAGACACTTGACGCCCGCGGGCACAAGCCCGCCCGGCTCACCGAGGAGATGCTGTCCAGGCTGGAGCAGGAGGCGCGGCAGGACTTGGGCATAGACGGGACGGAAAGGCGCATCAACCGCCCCGTCAACGACCTGGGGCAACGCATCCACTACAGCGGTAAAAAAAATGCCACACTGTGA